The Panicum hallii strain FIL2 chromosome 9, PHallii_v3.1, whole genome shotgun sequence genome has a window encoding:
- the LOC112872988 gene encoding abscisic acid receptor PYL10-like produces MEQQGAGADGEVPAGLGLTAAEYEQLRSTVEAHHRYAVGAGQCSSLLAQRIHAPPSAVWAIVRRFDCPQVYKHFIRSCALRPDPEAGDALRPGRLREVSVISGLPASTSTERLDLLDDASRVFGFSITGGEHRLRNYRSVTTVNELAGPGICTVVLESYVVDVPDGNTEDDTRLFADTVIRLNLQKLKSVAEANAAAAATNFVPPPEPAE; encoded by the coding sequence ATGGAGCAGCAGGGCGCGGGCGCGGACGGCGAGGTGCCGGCGGGGCTGGGGCTGACGGCGGCGGAGTACGAGCAGCTGCGGTCGACGGTGGAAGCGCACCACCGCTACGCCGTGGGGGCCGGCCAATGCTCCTCCCTGCTGGCGCAGCGCATCCACGCACCGCCGTCCGCTGTCTGGGCCATCGTCCGCCGCTTCGACTGCCCGCAGGTGTACAAGCACTTCATCCGCAGCTGCGCGCTCCGCCCGGACCCTGAAGCCGGCGACGCGCTCCGCCCCGGCCGCCTCCGCGAGGTCAGCGTCATCTCCGGCCTCCCCGCCAGCACCAGCACCGAGCGCCTCGACCTCCTCGACGACGCCTCCAGGGTCTTCGGCTTCTccatcaccggcggcgagcaccGCCTCCGCAACTACCGCTCCGTCACCACCGTCAACGAGCTCGCGGGCCCCGGGATCTGCACCGTCGTGCTCGAGTCCTACGTCGTCGACGTCCCCGACGGAAACACCGAGGACGACACCCGCCTCTTCGCCGACACCGTCATCAGGCTCAACCTCCAGAAGCTCAAATCCGTCGCCGAGGCCaacgcagccgccgccgccaccaactTCGTCCCTCCGCCGGAGCCGGCGGAGTAG
- the LOC112874638 gene encoding LOW QUALITY PROTEIN: mitochondrial carnitine/acylcarnitine carrier-like protein (The sequence of the model RefSeq protein was modified relative to this genomic sequence to represent the inferred CDS: deleted 2 bases in 1 codon), translated as MGDAAKDLAAGTVGGAAQLVVGHPFDTIKVKLQSQPTPPPGQPPRYAGAADAVRQTLAAEGPRGLYKGMGAPLATVAALNAILFTVRGQMEAVLCSEPGVPLTVGQQLVAGAGAGVAVSFLACPTELIKCRLQAQSALATAAPAPAAAASVAGGVAAATGTVAAPAGAVKYGGPIDVEKHVLRSEGGTRGLFKGLFPTLAREVPGNAVMFGMYEATKQVIAGGQDTSQLGRGSMIVAGGLAGASFWGSVYPTDVVKSVLQVDDYKNPKYSGSVDAFRKILAADGVNGLYKGFCPAMARSVPANAACFLAYEMTRSALG; from the exons ATGGGTGACGCGGCCAAGGACCTGGCGGCCGGCACggtgggcggcgcggcgcagctGGTGGTGGGCCACCCGTTCGACACCATCAAGGTGAAGCTGCAGAGCcagcccacgccgccgcccggccagCCGCCCCGctacgccggcgccgccgatgCTGTCAGGCAGACGCTGGCCGCCGAGGGGCCCCGGGGCCTCTACAAGGGCATGGGCGCGCCGCTCGCCACCGTCGCCGCCTTAAACGCTATCCTCTTCACCGTCAGGGGCCAGATGGAGGCCGTGCTGTGCTCCGAGCCAGGCGTGCCGCTCACCGTCGGCCAGCAGCTCgttgccggcgccggcgcgggagTTGCCGTCTCATTCCTGGCGTGCCCCACCGAGCTCATCAAGTGCAG GTTGCAAGCCCAGAGCGCCTTGGCGACAgctgcccctgcccctgccgccgctgcaTCCGTCGCCGGAGGCGTCGCTGCAGCCACAGGCACCGTCGCTGCCCCGGCGGGGGCCGTGAAATACGGCGGCCCGATTGATGTCGAGAAGCACGTGCTCAGGTCGGAGGGCGGCACGCGCGGGCTCTTCAAGGGCCTCTTCCCGACGCTGGCGCGCGAGGTGCCCGGCAACGCCGTCATGTTCGGCATGTACGAGGCGACCAAGCAGGTCATCGCCGGCGGGCAGGACACGTCGCAGCTCGGCCGGGGCTCGATGATCGTGGCGGGCGGGCTCGCCGGCGCCTCCTTCTGGGGCTCCGTGTACCCCACCGACGTCGTCAAGAGCGTC CTCCAGGTGGACGACTACAAGAACCCCAAGTACTCGGGTTCCGTGGACGCCTTCAGGAAGATCCTCGCCGCCGACGGCGTGAACGGCCTGTACAAGGGCTTCTGCCCCGCCATGGCACGCAGCGTGCCGGCCAACGCCGCCTGCTTCTTGGCGTACGAGATGACCAGGTCCGCGCTAGGGTGA
- the LOC112875330 gene encoding uncharacterized protein At2g38710 — MVVATEEMAVYCFDTLVAHFTGDQPPTPAFEDGNHPLFVTWKKATNGSEPRLRGCIGTLEPRQIVSGFKDYALTSALRDRRFPPIQSKELPTLECTVSILTDYETAEGYLDWEVGKHGLIIEFTDPDYNIRRSATYLPEVASHEGWGHIDTIDTLMKKAGYHGAITESLRKKLRVTRYQSTLYTMPYGEYVAYVKKNRGAPPTINGVPVVNGFKPGH, encoded by the exons ATGGTGGTGGCCACGGAGGAAATGGCGGTCTACTGCTTCGACACCCTCGTCGCCCACTTCACCGGCGACCAGCCGCCGACCCCCGCCTTCGAGGACGGCAACCA CCCATTGTTTGTGACCTGGAAGAAGGCTACCAATGGTTCAGAACCACGCCTCCGGGGATGCATAGGAACCTTGGAGCCCCGTCAAATTGTCAGTGGCTTTAAGGACTACGCACTAACTAG TGCCCTGAGGGACCGCCGCTTTCCCCCGATACAATCAAAGGAACTGCCAACCTTGGAGTGCACAGTATCTATACTGACTGATTATGAAACTGCAGAGGGCTACCTCGATTGGGAG GTTGGAAAGCATGGTTTAATCATTGAATTTACAGACCCAGACTATAACATAAGACGCAGTGCAACCTATTTACCTGAGGTTGCTAGCCATGAAG GATGGGGACACATAGATACTATTGATACGCTGATGAAGAAGGCAGGTTACCATGGTGCCATCACTGAATCCTTGAGGAAGAAACTCCGTGTCACCCGCTACCAGAGCACCCTGTACACCATGCCCTACGGTGAATATGTTGCATATGTCAAGAAGAATAGAGGTGCACCCCCGACAATTAACGGGGTGCCTGTAGTTAATGGCTTCAAGCCAGGCCATTGA
- the LOC112878107 gene encoding uncharacterized protein LOC112878107: MAKVKRSTPATAPAARAKANAPTAATAAKAKRSAFAGAADTAAKVPAAEASPPVVIEIPSFPDASVGVGPKGGSGSKKKGRKRAAPLVLDDEIEMWTPQQKRRLDEECQILSEDPFSTTTKLAPSPAAANDEIAVVAERGKVACRDYPHPRSACAKNPFSTTSHERHCDKCFCYVCDIAAPCVSWKGLEGHCHASDKDKKWKTMRLMMKQATQLA; this comes from the exons ATGGCCAAGGTCAAGCGGTCGACGCCCGCGACCGCGCCCGCGGCCAGGGCCAAGGCCAATGCCccgacggcggcgacggccgCCAAGGCCAAGAGATCGGCGTTCGCGGGGGCGGCGGATACGGCCGCGAAGGTCCCCGCGGCGGAGGCGTCGCCGCCGGTTGTGATCGAAATCCCGTCTTTCCCCGACGCCTCCGTGGGGGTAGGCCCCAAGGGGGGCAGTGGCTCCAAGAAGAAGGGGCGGAAGAGGGCCGCGCCGCTCGTCCTCGACGACGAGATCGAAATGTGGACCCCGCAGCAGAAGCGGCGACTCGACGAGGAATGCCAGATTCTCTCTGAGGATCCTTTCTCAACCACCACCAAGCTGgcgccctcccccgccgccgccaatgACGAAATCGCGGTCGTCGCCGAACGGGGCAAG GTAGCGTGCAGAGATTACCCACATCCGAGGTCTGCTTGCGCCAAGAACCCATTTAGCACTACGTCTCATGAGCGTCACTGTGACAAG TGTTTCTGCTATGTGTGCGATATCGCTGCCCCATGTGTCTCCTGGAAGGGTCTTGAAGGGCACTGCCATGCTTCAGATAAGGACAAGAAGTGGAAGACTATGAGATTGATGATGAAACAGGCAACGCAATTGGCCTAG